The DNA window TATATAAAATGTGACTTCCTTTTTAAAATTCTctgccttataaaaaaaaaagtaaaaaatgaaaaaaaatttactttcagATTTGAAAAATAACAACCTTGAGATGTATTGAAGAAATAATCTATAGATAATGTTCTTTAACAGCCAGGCCCGTTGAAAAATTCTATAGGACtgattgaaatatattattatcatcataatataatCATTGGTTATTGACGTCATCATAACAAATATTGCCTATCATCATAAGAAAAtgtttttactataaaaaaaaaaataatcaagaagtAAGATTTCAAACTAAGTTCAATGTTTAACTTTCAGTCGACTCTAAATGACATTCAATAACTATTATATCAAAGTGAAACAAAGGTGAATAAATTGTATTGGAAGAGTCTTCATGAGAAGAGACCGGTACAGAACGTAATGTccgttatatgagagagagagagagagagagagagagagagagagagagagagagagagagagagagagagagagagaaatgttagcGTGGTGATTAATTGTTGAACTTTCGCACACAATTTGTCTCTGTATGAGGCAACGGGCATCATCATCAAAGTACGATGGTTGCTCAGCGATTAATATCACACACGATATTTATATACCTCAGCGTCCCACTCGATAAACAAGCCGTCAAGCTAAACAATTGGGCGCAGAGGCAGACCTTGTGGGTGCCGGACAAACACCTCTACAGACGGAGGCAATGAGGGGCGAGGGTGGTGCTGTTAGGGCTTGCCTTCACCCCATTCCCGTCACCGAACTACACACATCCCCCTTTTCGTTATGAATGGTATCTCCTGGGTAAACACACGGGATACAATACCAAATTTATTGGCCCTCATGTATGGTCCAATCTTGTTTGATGTATCACACTGATTGCAAAATACTACTATGTAATACAACGATCAATTTTCTACAAACTTATGTGAATTCAAAACAACGGTTTCAAAACTGCacgaataaatacatgaataataacataagagaaaaaaaaactgtaattagcCAATCATTAACCACATGTCAAAATTTCTAGGTAAAACTATAAATGACTTGTTTGTTATAAGGTTAAATCTTATATATTGTACCAAGATATTTAATCGGACCAAACCATAACATGGGAATGATTGAAAGATTAATTTTCGAAATAACCTTTctataaacaagaaaataagaatgaAGGTCAAAACAGAATTTCCTTAGCAAATAATCCAACATCTCTTGATTAGTTATAATTTACAAATTTGTGGAAACCGTAAAAGGAGACTAGAACTCTTACTCAGTAGAAAGGGAATGGAAAAGGGAAGTGACATATATTGGTTTTAAAGTTCTTAATTGCTAAACAAATCACTTGGGATTTAATGTAACCCTTATTTAATCAAACGATCTTTGACACTTCCAAAAGAAAACCAGGCAGAACAGTAAACATTTTCCATCTAAATAAACAATAACTTTCGAAAAAGGGGCTACAAAAATAGTTTGTACAAAGTCCATAATTAAAAAATGTTCCTGGTTTTTATTGCCAGTCTATTCAAGACCGCAATATAATAGATAACCAAATATCGATATCACTATTAGTTACGGTCTATAGTACAAAGTATTATCAAGCGAAAGAATATTATTGTATTTAATTAGAATAAAACCTCGTAATCAGATACAAAAAAAAAGCTCTTAAGACTAAATCAACCCGCAAATCATGATATGCATCAACGTTAAATAAGTAAATACCCTCGACTGAAATAAATGGAAACATAGATCGCTACAAACTTCGTTAACATTCACTCAAACTTTCCTTCTGACATTCTATTAAGACGTACGTTCTTTACTATTCTATTCAATCAATACTAAACGgcttgtactttaaaaaaaaacgcAGTTACATTCTCAAATATTTGATTATATTAAAATCTTTAACATtggtaaaaaaaatcataacaaaagtATGCTACATAATGATGACAAAAATCAATACTTGACGTATGATTCTAAATGTAAAATTTTGAttcaaatattaataagaaaataaaaaaaaataaaattagatagaTAGCAATTGAACTCTTACCTTAAAATAACAATAAACCAGAAGTCCTCGATAGATGGAATTACATACGACGAAATTCGATTCTTTGTTTTAtgtagaaataatataaaaactcaTTATGTATGAATTCCGTCACAACTGAAAACAATGGCCTTACCTTTTAGCGGACCCACTGGTTCCCAGAGGCGGTGATTGACGAACACGAATAGCTCATGCCTGATGGTGCTGCCATCTGTGAACCTTCTGTGTGGCCATGGCTGTGGCCATGGGTCTGTCCATGGTGGGCATGGTTGCCATGGGTATTTGGATGATGACTGTGGTTGttgtggtgatggtgatggtgattgtGGTCGTGATGATGTGACTGTTGGGGTAAAAAAGAATCCAACTTCTCTCCGAAAAACTGTCGCTCGTAATCAATAAGCtgtaggaaagaaaatgaaaaagtatgTCACTAACCTTCACTAATCAATGCATTACTTACAACCTACAACTAATATAATGACACAAGTACTACATAGCAttcataatgatagtaaaaatttgCTACTACTACGAAACaaattccattttcattatctATCATATCTTTCGTCAATTCTATTTATGAAGCTGTTACTCTACCCATGACAATGAATCGGTCCCGTCCatttatgaaatattcataaaaCCTGAAATTCCAAACCTTCTAAACATGTCCCCATACATGGCATATATTTAAGGCTGTTAATGCATGCTTTGCCGCACAATCACTTGACCATAAACACCAAAAAGCACTAAAAGGGATTTCAGAAGTAATTGTCAAAAccataaaagtatatatttaatacACATCAATGATTCTTTTTTGATTTcgggaaaaaaaaagtttagcatGATCGAAGCTAAACATCACGGCCGAGTGGCTGACTGGGATGTCTGATTGACGTCTGACTGACTGATGCTGAGTTTGACTGACGCATTGGCCCCGCCGGAGAGACTACTCACTCacaggaaaaaaagaaagatgGAAAAGGGTGGAAAGAAAGGCGAGgaaaataggatataaaggtgTAATATATAGGGGCAATAAGAAAGTGAGGAGTACCAAATGAATGCGATTGAAAATGTGTCCTAAAAGGAAAAACCCGGAAGCCCAATTAATATCATAAAGGATCAATGCAAagtaaacatggatacgagatatCAATACTTTAACTGAATGTTGAAAAGAAAAGTTATTGAGAAAGAAAACGAAGATGACAGGTCTTTctcaaataataaaaatgaatgaacGGAACACTTAACAAAcggaaaaataaacttttctaaGAATGTTGCATGTTTTGAGTAATTAATTATGAATATGGATATCAAACTCCGTTtactcaaaacaataataatacgacCCACTTGTCACCTTAATCACAAAGTAACTATGGAAACAATATGAATTTGAATAACAAGAAAATTATGATAAGTATAGTTATATCTATCAAATTCTCCCTCTGATTTAGGAAACTATTAAAATAAGCAAATCCAACGTAAACTACAAAGATGTTTATCGACTTGATATTTAATTTGAGCTTGTATGCTGTAGTGGGTGACccgttttaatattattttctagaCTTCATAACCTAAATTTCCTAAATTATTAAACATATGTTTCTGAAACTCTACGATTATCAATGTTTCTTTTACTCATCTCTTACTCTAGCCAAAAGGACGTTATGAAGcgtaattttcaaaagaaaatacgCTCATCAGAGTTTGTCATGAAACAAATTATATTGCTTTCACAAAAACTGTGTATTCATTAGTATAGCTTTCACATTTTCCCTCAGTAAACGAACGcatacacacaagaaaaaaaaaaaaaaaactctcctcgTGAATTTCATATTTTGTCTATATTGCTACACAcaccaaaaagcaaaaaaaaaaaaaaaatgggtatttttttttttaattcatacttCCAATAAACCTAATAGCTAGTTCAACATAATCCCAGACCGCATtacatgtttcttgacaggcaaAATCAAAAGTTCTGAGAGTTATTTCCCACTTATAAAAATTAGCTATCAATTTTCCAAAAAATTGGAAAATACTGAAATATAGTGGCGTTGGTTTCCCCTTCATAGAGATTTGTGTAGTTTATCGTTCACTGTTTGTTAAATTCTTAAGATACTAAAATATACTCCGCTTTCCAAATACAGTACATTTTTAACAAAAATGAGATTAACTCTTTCCTTGGCCTTACAGTTTGCCATTTCTGCCAGTTAATTTAAAATTATAGTTTTACAAACAAATGAACCTTAAATAATCTTTTGTTTCAAGGCGTTTGTTtctttggcaatatatatatatatatatatatatatatatatatatatatatatatatatatatgtatatatatatatataaacaaacagtgtatatatatatacatatacataatatacattaatttcttattatattttcgTTGCTTTTGTGTGCgtctgtaccctcaagtaaaactAAGTACATTACGTTACACGTTTATATTttgtcctatgagagagagagagagagagagagagagagagagagagagagagagagagagagagagagagagagagagagagattgttcataggtttggaaattgtaagaaaaaaaGGAATGGGAATGCGtcaagtaaaaggaaaataaaaagactcGATTCCGAAAGAGATGAAAGGCTTATAACTAAGAGGCAATTCCTAGGGTGACATGTCGAGATAATTAGGGAGAGGAAGACGGGAGATCAAGTATGCTTGGGACACGTGGGTAAGAACAAGAATTATTTAGCCTCGAAGTCAACTCGGGAAGTTTTCACAGCAAACTAAATAACTGTCAAACATCTTATGACCGAAATTTCCAGAAATGTGAAATACTCCCATTTTCTGATTATTGAGGTGTGATTTTCAAAGGAACTCTCGGAAAAGATCACTAAAAATATTTTCCGTTAATATTAGCATAAATCTAGTTTTGAAGCTAATTGAGTTTTTAATTTCCTTCTGCAACAACAAATTCTTTCATACTAAAAATACAAAGAACAATATAATGCTTGGCTACTTCAAACGAACATATAACcagattttcattaaaaagaaatggaAGCTCATATTACAAAATAAACCAAAACATCTCAATTACATGTTAGGTTCACTAATCGATCAGGCATGCGGTCAGTTTTGCATGAGCCAAAAATTAAAAAGAAGCACTAGTGCACAATAAGCGAAACCTATATAATACCACGCcattaaaaaaattagaatattcgTTATTTATTTAggagtatctgagagagagagagagagagagagagagagagagagagagagagagagagagagagagagagagagagagagagagagagtcagtcctaCTTGCGTCAAGAAGTTGGAAAGGATATATCTGTCCGTGACCTTCTCGTCTAGCAACTGAAGATCTTTAGTTAAATGTACGGCTATCTGCATACTTACTATCACGTTATTACGTTAAGGATTTTGTTAGTTTGTATTAAAACAAAATGATATCTAAAAGTTAAGAACATGAGACTAAGTACGGATCTATTGGTATAACATTAAGTTAGATCAGTCATGCAAATTAGACTTATTCTCTTCGCCTATCTAGTAATACTAATCGTTTATAggcgacaaaaaaaaaagaagaacaacAAAGTATTGCTGCAGGACAAAGGACATCCTTGCTACAAGACAAATTTTGTTAAGAAGCATGTTACTTTATTCAAGGAAGTTTATACTAACTAAAAACCAAAAGTCCTACTAAGAACCCTTTACTGGGCGCCAAGAAGAGACACCCCAAAATAAGCACAACCTCTACTGCCACCATACAATGTATAAATGTTGGTTAGACTGGATAAGTCATGATGCAGGTGATCACCACCTTAACTCCACCTCCTTCCTACCTCATCTACATTACAGTCAAGTCCTCCTTGTATTGTGGCTTCCAAGTCCAAAATGTCTTGCATGGCGGGTGTTCCATTTCCCCCtgccccaccaccaccacctcctcctccatcgCCGCTGgaactacctcctcctcctccactaccACTCCCTGCTCCTCCTCCTGAGGGTCCACTACTTCCGGAGGATGGAACACCTCCACTGCCAGGGCTGCCACTGTgtggctgctgttgctgctgttgttgttgctgttcgcGATGAGTTAGCGCTGCCCTCAATCTATTAGATTCACTGCTGGATGCAGAGTGGGCAGAGTGGGCGGAGTGGGCTGAATGGGCAGTGTGTGGAGTTTGAGAGGTGGGTGGAGTTGGAAAAGTGTTGGTTGGTTGATGAGCCTCTCCTCCGGGGCCTGGGTAGTGACCTTCCCCTAGAGGCTGCGTCGGCGATAGACTGTGGACACTATGTGCTGGGGACATAGCCTGAAACACACATATAGCATACCTCCATAACACACCAAGTGACTTTTTATTCGTTTAATTCATAGAAATATTCTACCCAACAGGTACATTTATCTACGCTTTACTGTCTTTTATCGAGAAAAGAGAGAATGAAAGGGGAATGGCTTGGGAGGAAGCATGTTGTCTTGGTTAGGGGTCGCTCAGGAAGGAATTGCGAAAAAGCAGAATCAACGGCAGGGACACCTAGTACGCTATGGGGCCAAAGATTTGAGTAAGCTGATGCACATGGGTCAAGACGTAATACTATCTAACTTCAGGACGAAAAAAATGTCACTTTTTTAGACTAACATTTTAATTAAACAGTAATATAGCTATGTCTCGTGCTGGAATGTTGAATGTTAGAAAATTCAGTAATATCAAAATGCACATTATGGCAAGAAACTTTACAGAAACCCATTTATCCTTTTTGGTGTTTTGTCGATAACTGTGACTCGTAAAATTGTCTAGTATTTGTTTGTTAACTACAGAATTGCTATCAGCCATCCTCCAATTACTTATCAGTCATAAGTATATCTAACGCAGAACTGACAGGTCTATACTTTTACACTTTATTACAAACCTTTCCCAAGTAGTTTTCACTCTTTCAAAATATATTGGCTTATAACACATGGCGACGATGCATACAACAGCCCACAAACATAAATtctagaaaaaatatattctaaacatgATCTGTgatgagcaagaaaaaaaaaatcttaaaacgcGTCACTGAACAGTACACTGATATATCAAATCAAACACGAAGCAGAAAAAACTGATTTAACATTGGAAGAGTACGGAGTGTGTTAATTTGACTCAGACAGTAAAGATAATtaactatataaatacacattatatatatatatatatatatatatatatatatatatatatatatatatatatatatatatatatatatatatatatatatataatatatatatatatatatatatatatatgactagaaaTTTCACCAATAACAATGTAACATTCTCGTAGAAGACTTTAATTAGCCTTATTGATACCTAAAATTCAATTGACACTAATAAAACAATGCAGTAAAGGAAGATAGAGAAATTGACACATTAggacaaaaaaccaaaaaaaaaggtaaaaggaaaACATTGGAATATAAGTTTTGTAAACAGTAACTGACAAATTAAATACTTATGTGCATTTAGACAAAGACGCAAAAATAGTATCATTCATATTTTGCTTTCCTATCAATTTTTTACCAAATTTGTGTAAACATAAATTAAATTAGAAGgctatttatgaaattatttaacGCCTCCTATGTTTATTTTCCAACAGAAAGTACTCTGCAAATAAGGCTACACAAGAAATTATCCAATTAAACGTTcagtaaaattaatatcattaaaataaatgaaaCTTAATGGACACCATacgaaggtaaaatggaatgtatatattgtttataatattCTATACATgatttaaatcttttatatttattactaaATTTACCAACGTGAAAATAATATGATTCAAAGAtccatacacaaaaacacatatatacatgtacacacaaacacacagacacacacacacacacacacacacacacatatatatatatatatatatatatatatatatatatatatatatatatatatatatatacacgcccaaTGTAAATTGAATACTGAAATCTATATTTTTGATGGTTTGTATAAACTTACTATATTAACAAAAAGCTAGCATTTAAAGAGTATTTTTAAACATACTTCCAAGGTAATTCCCAGATTGCTCCATTTTAGAGaaatttaatttatcattattctaCAAAATCAGATTAACgtaattgataaaaattattagTTCTATTCCGGCAAGTTATCGTACTCCATAATATTATCAGATAACCACTATCaacttaagagaatatagataATTATAGGAAACTAGTGTTGAAACTAAGAATAGGTGAAGAAATTTGCTTTTTTCACTTAATGGCAATAAATTAAGAAATATCCAAcaattgaaaacaaaaatgaatggACAATTTATTGTCTAAAAGTAAATACAGGCAAAAGCTGCGAACTAACCTGTAGACTTGTCAAGGAGTAATTGTTGTGGGGCATAGGCCTGGTCGGGGTGGCCATCTTTTCCTGATGAGGGGTGGGGGGATGGGGGGCTTGTGGGTGTGGGAAAGCCGCCGCCGCATGTGGATTGTGGGGTCCATACCGGTGGAAATCTTCAAAACTTGTGAAGCCCTGCGGAGAGAAAGTCAACTGTGCATtgcataagaattaatggaaaaTGTAGAAGacttataatactgtatataatacttatatataaaaaaagacatcatCCTTACATATTTTGAGCAAGACACCACTAACAGAATATAATATTTGAATCATTATAATGTTCATCTGTTGAAACCTAGATTTATACAAAATACATTCAACACTTCTAAATATCATCTGGGACAATATCAATTTCCCATATAACTAAACTATTGGCTTTAAATAATTTATAAATCTGATTATCTTAATGAACAGGGTTGAATAATTATAGCACGATTGCTATACTGCAACGGGAGTAATTGAAATTATGTGCACAATTCCCTTAGAGTTCTGCGCCCCATTCAATTTCCTCGTTCAAAActtatttaatataataataataataataataataataataataataataataataacctaatttCTACATTAACTTCATTAACAAACTCAGTCATTCAATTTGATAATTTTACTCTATCATCAATAGTTTGAATTTCAGCCTGTATAAACACTATAAATCACGAATTGGAATCCTTACCTGTGCATGTTGATTGTGATGATGGTGAGGGACATAGCCATTCATATGAGGCGTGGGAGGCCCGTGGGGCGAAAGCTGAGACATTTTCATACAGTCCTGTGGGTTGGGCGGTGGACGCGCTTGACTACCCCAGGAATCTGCGGCTCCTAACTTTAAACCCTGCCCCATGGGCTCTACCAGCTGATCGGCGTACCGATCGTGCGGGTGAGGATGAGCGTGTGGATGATGCCAGTATTCATTTCCCCAACCGCCAATCCCCGGGGACATGGGTGGAACCTGTGATGTTgtccatagttggaaaaggaaatGCTTTTAGTAGTaatttaaaaatctaaatatatacttTAAAACCATATTATACTCATAATTCATGAATGACATAGTGATGACCTcccctaaataaaataaaattatggctTTCCACCTAAACACTATAGTAtgtatattttgataaactttttaatGAAGACAAGACATGTTTTTACATTTCCAAACTCGTAGAACAACGACCCAATTTCCCTTAAAAATCCATTATAACATTGAAATACTCTATataacctctaaaatataaatttcattaagcACTGCAGTTTCCCCGCAATGTGAAACAATAATAGACTGAAATATCCTAAAAtctgatttattcaaaatatactcCTTTGAAAAGTAACTCAACACTTGAACGCCATAAGCATGATGAACGATGAATTTCGATTTTGATTATTCAAcacttaaaataaaaatgttttcttcaTTTCAGTATGCAACTGCTATAGCACAATCCCGACAGTAGTCGAAAAtctttatataatgaaatatttgctTATAACGTGGATGACGTTTTATAATTTCCTTGTCTTTATAAGGTGGTCTGAgtacttttattttgtttaatgatcATCTATTACTTGCATTAAGGGCtccaatttatctatctatctatctatctatctatctatctataagcacacacacaaactattTTACTTATCGTTAGGGATCTTTCGAATCCGGCAATCACTCAGCATCTTAAATATGATTCATGAGATTTGGATCAACTTTTATAACTTATTACCATAATGCAGTACCTTGTCaattaaacaatgaaaatttaaagaaatgttccaagtcatatatatatatatatatatatatatatatatatatatatatatatatatatatatatatatatatatatatatatatatatatacatatacatatataaaatgctttcttaattccAATCCGCTAGTAATGACGGACAATTTAGAATTCACTCTAATTCTCAGTTATCCATATACACAATAAAACAACCACTTTTGTAAGCCCTTCTATAACAAGAGGCTATATACAACaactaatataatataaaacaacactaaatagagttttttttaaatttgtgaaaTGTTTGTGAGATTGCTTGGTGGCCAAACGAATAACCAATTATCATTGATTAAAACCAGATGGGAAAATATAAATCCTACATTCAATCATCTGTATTTGAGATACTGTTCACTTAAACTTTCCactaatttcatgtatttatttccctCCGAAGGTCCAGCATCTAACATTACGGAGTAATAGTACACATTATCACTTTTTTTCCGACAACTTATGCCACTGAAGCGTTGCCATCAAAAAGAACAATCCTTACCTGTGAATCGTGCATATCTGACTCTATGGCTGGGATAGGGGAAAGTCTTCCGCAAGAAGAGGCATTGGAAGATGCCCTTGGTC is part of the Palaemon carinicauda isolate YSFRI2023 chromosome 15, ASM3689809v2, whole genome shotgun sequence genome and encodes:
- the foxo gene encoding forkhead box protein O isoform X2 produces the protein MMDNRGGFFALVKEEPTTEHEMETGPVPLPPTTVGMGGHTPPGGNGSHVGGGPGLQAGMPLTPVTPTGHAPPPPLRRIEIDPNFEPVARSRSNTWPLHVPEGYMESEDPTAVAAEGPVPVDQVRTPGTIGGPGDPAGGPPKKNTSRRNPWGNMSYADLIAQAIMSSPDGRATLSQIYDWMVQNVPYFKDKGDSNSSAGWKNSIRHNLSLHNRFVRVQNEGTGKSSWWVLNPDAKPGKSTRRRANTMEGGRYEKKRGRVKKKLEALRNGLETTPSPSSSMSESLDMYPDSPHTHGVHPAFNQLSPQDYRPRASSNASSCGRLSPIPAIESDMHDSQVPPMSPGIGGWGNEYWHHPHAHPHPHDRYADQLVEPMGQGLKLGAADSWGSQARPPPNPQDCMKMSQLSPHGPPTPHMNGYVPHHHHNQHAQGFTSFEDFHRYGPHNPHAAAAFPHPQAPHPPTPHQEKMATPTRPMPHNNYSLTSLQAMSPAHSVHSLSPTQPLGEGHYPGPGGEAHQPTNTFPTPPTSQTPHTAHSAHSAHSAHSASSSESNRLRAALTHREQQQQQQQQQPHSGSPGSGGVPSSGSSGPSGGGAGSGSGGGGGSSSGDGGGGGGGGAGGNGTPAMQDILDLEATIQGGLDCNVDELIDYERQFFGEKLDSFLPQQSHHHDHNHHHHHHNNHSHHPNTHGNHAHHGQTHGHSHGHTEGSQMAAPSGMSYSCSSITASGNQWVR
- the foxo gene encoding forkhead box protein O isoform X3; the encoded protein is MECMAAEVMPRGRCNTWPPPNQEELPQHHYYPPTPMAPHHAHPYPALADNTNCTVSQAAVPPSSTNKKGGSARRNAWGGKSYADLITAAINSAPERRLTLAQIYDWVVANIPYFKDKGDSNSSAGWKNSIRHNLSLHNRFVRVQNEGTGKSSWWVLNPDAKPGKSTRRRANTMEGGRYEKKRGRVKKKLEALRNGLETTPSPSSSMSESLDMYPDSPHTHGVHPAFNQLSPQDYRPRASSNASSCGRLSPIPAIESDMHDSQVPPMSPGIGGWGNEYWHHPHAHPHPHDRYADQLVEPMGQGLKLGAADSWGSQARPPPNPQDCMKMSQLSPHGPPTPHMNGYVPHHHHNQHAQLTFSPQGFTSFEDFHRYGPHNPHAAAAFPHPQAPHPPTPHQEKMATPTRPMPHNNYSLTSLQAMSPAHSVHSLSPTQPLGEGHYPGPGGEAHQPTNTFPTPPTSQTPHTAHSAHSAHSAHSASSSESNRLRAALTHREQQQQQQQQQPHSGSPGSGGVPSSGSSGPSGGGAGSGSGGGGGSSSGDGGGGGGGGAGGNGTPAMQDILDLEATIQGGLDCNVDELIDYERQFFGEKLDSFLPQQSHHHDHNHHHHHHNNHSHHPNTHGNHAHHGQTHGHSHGHTEGSQMAAPSGMSYSCSSITASGNQWVR
- the foxo gene encoding forkhead box protein O isoform X1; the encoded protein is MMDNRGGFFALVKEEPTTEHEMETGPVPLPPTTVGMGGHTPPGGNGSHVGGGPGLQAGMPLTPVTPTGHAPPPPLRRIEIDPNFEPVARSRSNTWPLHVPEGYMESEDPTAVAAEGPVPVDQVRTPGTIGGPGDPAGGPPKKNTSRRNPWGNMSYADLIAQAIMSSPDGRATLSQIYDWMVQNVPYFKDKGDSNSSAGWKNSIRHNLSLHNRFVRVQNEGTGKSSWWVLNPDAKPGKSTRRRANTMEGGRYEKKRGRVKKKLEALRNGLETTPSPSSSMSESLDMYPDSPHTHGVHPAFNQLSPQDYRPRASSNASSCGRLSPIPAIESDMHDSQVPPMSPGIGGWGNEYWHHPHAHPHPHDRYADQLVEPMGQGLKLGAADSWGSQARPPPNPQDCMKMSQLSPHGPPTPHMNGYVPHHHHNQHAQLTFSPQGFTSFEDFHRYGPHNPHAAAAFPHPQAPHPPTPHQEKMATPTRPMPHNNYSLTSLQAMSPAHSVHSLSPTQPLGEGHYPGPGGEAHQPTNTFPTPPTSQTPHTAHSAHSAHSAHSASSSESNRLRAALTHREQQQQQQQQQPHSGSPGSGGVPSSGSSGPSGGGAGSGSGGGGGSSSGDGGGGGGGGAGGNGTPAMQDILDLEATIQGGLDCNVDELIDYERQFFGEKLDSFLPQQSHHHDHNHHHHHHNNHSHHPNTHGNHAHHGQTHGHSHGHTEGSQMAAPSGMSYSCSSITASGNQWVR
- the foxo gene encoding forkhead box protein O isoform X4; the protein is MECMAAEVMPRGRCNTWPPPNQEELPQHHYYPPTPMAPHHAHPYPALADNTNCTVSQAAVPPSSTNKKGGSARRNAWGGKSYADLITAAINSAPERRLTLAQIYDWVVANIPYFKDKGDSNSSAGWKNSIRHNLSLHNRFVRVQNEGTGKSSWWVLNPDAKPGKSTRRRANTMEGGRYEKKRGRVKKKLEALRNGLETTPSPSSSMSESLDMYPDSPHTHGVHPAFNQLSPQDYRPRASSNASSCGRLSPIPAIESDMHDSQVPPMSPGIGGWGNEYWHHPHAHPHPHDRYADQLVEPMGQGLKLGAADSWGSQARPPPNPQDCMKMSQLSPHGPPTPHMNGYVPHHHHNQHAQGFTSFEDFHRYGPHNPHAAAAFPHPQAPHPPTPHQEKMATPTRPMPHNNYSLTSLQAMSPAHSVHSLSPTQPLGEGHYPGPGGEAHQPTNTFPTPPTSQTPHTAHSAHSAHSAHSASSSESNRLRAALTHREQQQQQQQQQPHSGSPGSGGVPSSGSSGPSGGGAGSGSGGGGGSSSGDGGGGGGGGAGGNGTPAMQDILDLEATIQGGLDCNVDELIDYERQFFGEKLDSFLPQQSHHHDHNHHHHHHNNHSHHPNTHGNHAHHGQTHGHSHGHTEGSQMAAPSGMSYSCSSITASGNQWVR